GCTGTTGTGGCTATTACCCGTCACGTCGTGTTCCATTCATGCCGATCGTTGTTGTccccctacaagtaggtgtTTCATACCCAGATCCATCGGTTCAGGCTCGGTCTGGGACATGTCCTAGTGGCCAACTCAACAAGAACCCGTGGATAGATGGAGATTTACCAGCCTGCTCGTTGCCGTTTGTTTCTATGAGTTTTGACATCTTCAACGCAATACTGCCTTAAACCAAAGTCATTAAACCAGAAGTCATGTAGCCCTCCAAAATCACTTCATGAACAAACTCCTCGGCCTTCACCCCACCATGCTCAATATGGATACTTGCAATTAGCGCAAACAGCATCTTGGTGGCATAGTGAGTATCATGCATTTTCCTAAACGCCTGTCTCTTGTTGGCATTTTCTTCCGGAAGAGGCACGTATAGCGACTTGATGAGTTTCGTGTTCTTGACAAACGCAAGCACCAGGGTCTCGTCACGAGTAAGTCGGTCAGCCAGGCCGCTTCGACAAATGTCAAAGTTCATCAGGTTGGCCTTCTTTCGACTCCAACTGGGTACCTTTGTCAGGTAGCTGAAAACAGCAAATTTGTATGCATGTTGGCCCAAAAGAACACGCGAGTTGATAGCTCCGTATCCCAGTGTGTCTTCAATGTGGGTCTTTTGTGTCTGAAACGGCGTGCCCTTTCTTTGAGCGCTAGGTGTAAGCGTATGTGAAATGCACAGAAGCTCTCTGATCACAGCCTCAGGAAGCTCGTATTTGGGTCCGATGAAATCCTGAACGTAGCGTACAGATTCGATGTCGATTGTGACCATCTTGAGTTCCAGCAACGAGTGGACATCGGAGTAGAGGATTTCTTTGATTGGCGACAGAGGCGAAAGTCGAGTTCGGTATGAGGGCTGAGTGTCGGAGGTTAGATAATGACTGGATCGTGTCCAGCGGGAGAAGCTGTGGTGTATGAGTGGATTTGCGCGCGAGATCTGCGGCCTAAGTCCTTTTAATGACTGCATTGTTGTGGATGGAAGTCTGGGTGCCACTTGAATTTGGTGATACAAAATAATTTGAGTTGGGAGGTTACAGTAAACGGTGAAGGACGTCCATACGTGATGGGGGTGTAATTGGGGTGGCTATAAGTGGCTGTCTACGAAGAGCGGGAGGGTATTCTAAGAGATTTGAGTGACTATTAAGGGAGTTTGAATAGAGTGAGTTATTTTCTATACTCAAAGTAAGCCGTTATTGTAGTGTTTGTGTGATGTGACATATTCTCCCCTCTATCCAAGTCCTTTTAAAAATTCCGTTTGTTGAGATCAAGTCCAGAACACCCAACTAACTCCTGCATACTTCAAGTACGAAATAAGGGTCTGGGGGTCTCAAAATATTCTTTCATTCTAGCCCAATATTGAACATTTTTGAGAtttgaaaaaaaggaatatataaaataaacGAGTAGAACTGAGTATAGCACCTTTAAAACCTTCTACCACGCTTCAAGACCCACTTCTTCAATCCCCTAAAcccccttctccaccaatAGAGTTTGTAATTTTTCCACACGTTTTTCTCCCAACTCGCGAGGGTTAGGTTTCCAACCCCAATGAGGACTTAATGACCAGCCTCCCTTAACTCCAGCAGCGAAATTAGCCTCCCAGCCTGCCCAGACGCGTTTCCTCCCTCTCCCACCTTTTTTCTTATACCCACTCTTTGGTCACCACATAGCATCAGTCAGCCAAGAGGGCATCTTGCTACGAAATGACCCCCGCTACACCTCCACACCATCATATGGACCTCGACACCCCCCCCACCCCTCGATATGGGCCCATGGAAGACTCGCCGATGCGCAAGAAGGACGCAAAACCAGCGTCGCGGCCACACGACCCCAACCGGCAAAAGACACAGAGACACACATCAATGAACAACACAAAGACGCCCAATCGACAGCGGAACACAA
This genomic interval from Yarrowia lipolytica chromosome 1E, complete sequence contains the following:
- a CDS encoding uncharacterized protein (Compare to YALI0E06677g, no similarity), which produces MQSLKGLRPQISRANPLIHHSFSRWTRSSHYLTSDTQPSYRTRLSPLSPIKEILYSDVHSLLELKMVTIDIESVRYVQDFIGPKYELPEAVIRELLCISHTLTPSAQRKGTPFQTQKTHIEDTLGYGAINSRVLLGQHAYKFAVFSYLTKVPSWSRKKANLMNFDICRSGLADRLTRDETLVLAFVKNTKLIKSLYVPLPEENANKRQAFRKMHDTHYATKMLFALIASIHIEHGGVKAEEFVHEVILEGYMTSGLMTLV